A region of Streptomyces sp. NBC_01264 DNA encodes the following proteins:
- a CDS encoding TetR/AcrR family transcriptional regulator — MTTAEESGRDAIVRAARRAFTLRPYAEVTLRGIAADAGVSPSLIVKRFGSKEGLFNTVADFQPAADALFAAEPAVLGRHLVLTMVRLRDELRGDPLLRVVFSLGIDDERTLLRERFREQVTARLAARLAGADRELRAELIAGQLLGLGATLSLHRPDGAGIRTAPGRLADLYAPGLQGLIDGGAARRDPRDPVSVGG; from the coding sequence ATGACCACCGCCGAGGAGTCGGGCCGCGACGCCATCGTGCGCGCCGCCCGCAGGGCCTTCACCCTGCGTCCCTACGCCGAGGTCACCCTGCGCGGCATCGCGGCCGACGCCGGCGTCAGCCCCTCGCTGATCGTGAAACGGTTCGGCAGCAAGGAGGGGCTGTTCAACACGGTCGCCGACTTCCAGCCGGCCGCCGACGCCCTGTTCGCGGCGGAGCCGGCCGTACTGGGCCGCCACCTCGTCCTGACCATGGTCCGGCTGCGCGACGAGCTCCGCGGGGACCCGCTGCTGCGCGTGGTCTTCTCGCTGGGCATCGACGACGAGCGCACCCTGCTGCGCGAGCGCTTCCGCGAACAGGTCACCGCCCGCCTCGCGGCCCGCCTCGCCGGCGCCGACCGGGAGCTGCGCGCCGAGCTGATCGCGGGCCAGCTGCTGGGCCTGGGGGCGACGCTGAGTCTGCACCGGCCCGATGGCGCGGGTATCCGTACGGCGCCCGGACGATTGGCGGACCTGTACGCGCCCGGGCTCCAGGGGCTCATCGACGGCGGCGCCGCACGGCGTGATCCGCGGGACCCGGTTAGCGTCGGGGGATGA
- a CDS encoding MFS transporter: MSTTTHPRPRPMVAVLAFCGAVVAVMQTLVVPLLPHVPDLTGSSRAATGWLVTVTLLTGAVCTPVLGRVGDMYGKRRVLLASLGVLTAGSVLCAVSSDIAVLIAGRALQGTALAVIPLGISIIRDELPPERVLPSIALMSSTLGIGAAIGLPAAALVVDRFDWHTMFWASAALGLLDVLLVLWTVPESPTRTSGRFDVPGTLGLATVLVALLLAITQGAAWGWTAPPTLALLATAPAVAVLWARHELRTASPMVDLRVSARPAVLLTNLAALLVGFAFYANSLATAQLVQEPTSTGYGLGASLVVSGLCLLPGGLAMVALSPVSARLSAAYGPRTALALGAAVMTFGYLVRFFTSHSLWLIVAGATVVACGTALAYSALPALVMRAVPVTETGAANGLNTLMRSVGQACCSAVVAAVLAQVTFLAGGRSAPTLHAYLLIFLIAGGAALAALAATLCLPPGRPAASEPATPALPSPAADPAAQAGTVGTDGATKSAPAFREGT; this comes from the coding sequence ATGTCCACCACGACGCACCCCCGCCCCCGCCCGATGGTCGCCGTCCTCGCGTTCTGCGGGGCCGTCGTCGCCGTCATGCAGACCCTGGTCGTCCCCCTGCTGCCGCACGTCCCGGACCTCACGGGCAGCAGCCGCGCCGCCACGGGCTGGCTGGTCACCGTCACCCTGCTCACCGGCGCCGTCTGCACCCCCGTGCTCGGCCGGGTCGGCGACATGTACGGCAAACGCCGCGTGCTCCTCGCCTCGCTCGGCGTCCTCACCGCCGGGTCCGTGCTGTGCGCGGTCAGCTCCGACATCGCCGTCCTGATCGCGGGCCGCGCGCTCCAGGGCACCGCGCTCGCCGTCATCCCCCTCGGCATCAGCATCATCCGCGACGAACTCCCGCCGGAACGCGTCCTGCCGTCCATCGCCCTCATGAGCTCCACGCTCGGCATCGGCGCCGCGATCGGCCTCCCGGCGGCGGCCCTGGTCGTCGACCGCTTCGACTGGCACACCATGTTCTGGGCCTCGGCCGCCCTCGGACTGCTGGACGTGCTCCTCGTCCTGTGGACCGTTCCCGAGTCCCCGACGCGCACCTCGGGCCGGTTCGACGTACCGGGCACCCTCGGCCTCGCCACCGTCCTCGTGGCCCTGCTCCTCGCGATCACCCAGGGCGCCGCCTGGGGCTGGACGGCGCCGCCCACGCTCGCGCTGCTCGCCACCGCCCCGGCCGTCGCCGTCCTCTGGGCGCGCCACGAGCTGCGCACCGCCTCCCCGATGGTCGACCTGCGGGTCTCGGCGCGCCCCGCGGTCCTGCTCACCAACCTCGCGGCCCTGCTCGTCGGCTTCGCCTTCTACGCGAACTCCCTGGCCACCGCCCAGCTCGTGCAGGAGCCGACGAGCACGGGGTACGGGCTCGGCGCCTCCCTCGTGGTGAGCGGCCTGTGCCTGCTGCCCGGCGGCCTGGCCATGGTCGCGCTGTCCCCGGTGTCGGCGCGGCTCTCCGCCGCGTACGGCCCCCGGACCGCGCTGGCCCTCGGCGCGGCGGTCATGACGTTCGGCTACCTCGTCCGCTTCTTCACCAGCCACTCCCTCTGGCTGATCGTGGCCGGTGCCACGGTGGTCGCCTGCGGTACGGCCCTCGCCTACTCGGCGCTGCCGGCGCTCGTCATGCGGGCCGTCCCCGTGACCGAGACGGGCGCCGCGAACGGCCTCAACACCCTGATGCGCTCCGTCGGTCAGGCCTGCTGCAGCGCAGTCGTCGCGGCCGTACTCGCCCAGGTGACCTTCCTGGCGGGCGGGCGCAGCGCCCCCACCCTGCACGCGTACCTGCTGATCTTCCTGATCGCGGGCGGCGCCGCGCTCGCCGCGCTGGCGGCGACCCTCTGCCTGCCGCCGGGCAGACCGGCGGCGTCCGAACCCGCCACGCCCGCCCTGCCGTCGCCCGCGGCCGACCCTGCCGCGCAGGCCGGTACGGTCGGCACGGACGGGGCGACGAAGTCCGCGCCCGCGTTCCGGGAGGGCACATGA